A portion of the Verrucomicrobiota bacterium genome contains these proteins:
- a CDS encoding PIN domain-containing protein: protein MAIILDADVIIRGEKGMFDLKGWLERQPDEAFEIAAITVAELWHGVERATGMQKARRQQYLQAMLASLPILPYTESTAREHARIWAELEAKGNMISAYDVIVAATALERGSEVATFNRRHFDYVPGLKVVEPQ, encoded by the coding sequence ATGGCAATAATCCTTGATGCGGATGTTATCATCCGGGGTGAAAAGGGAATGTTTGATCTCAAAGGGTGGTTGGAGCGCCAGCCCGATGAAGCATTTGAGATTGCTGCCATTACCGTGGCCGAGCTTTGGCATGGAGTTGAACGGGCTACCGGCATGCAAAAGGCGCGGCGCCAGCAGTATTTGCAGGCCATGCTTGCCTCGTTGCCCATCCTCCCATACACGGAGAGCACCGCTCGTGAGCACGCTCGAATCTGGGCTGAACTCGAAGCAAAGGGCAACATGATCAGTGCCTACGATGTCATTGTGGCCGCCACGGCGTTGGAGCGTGGTAGCGAAGTAGCGACGTTCAATCGGCGTCACTTCGATTATGTGCCGGGGCTGAAAGTCGTCGAACCGCAGTGA
- a CDS encoding DUF58 domain-containing protein, whose translation MEKLASQLLDPKTVSHAEMLGLNARFIVEGYMAGEHKSPFRGFAIEFAQHREYTAGDDTRHLDWKVLGRTDRYYIKQYEQETNYVAHLLVDGSESMQYGSGKITKLHYAKMMAACLAYLVILQRDAVSLTIFDQELRHYVPRSDNRATLMTIMEKLAAFEPKAKTNIADILHDAAIKVRRKGIVILISDCFDDEDKILDGIQHLRFCGHEVILFHVMDPHELEFPFRGLVEFIGLEQHPKILTRPNEIRKSYLAEVEAFRKRLREGCEKNRSHYVLVNTAHSLAEVLSGYLAFRARTTVK comes from the coding sequence ATGGAAAAGCTCGCCAGCCAATTGCTTGATCCCAAGACGGTTTCCCACGCGGAAATGCTGGGGCTCAACGCCCGTTTTATCGTGGAGGGCTACATGGCGGGCGAGCACAAGTCGCCGTTTCGCGGCTTTGCCATCGAGTTCGCGCAGCATCGCGAATACACCGCCGGGGACGACACCCGGCATCTGGATTGGAAAGTCCTGGGGCGCACCGACCGCTATTACATCAAGCAATACGAGCAGGAGACCAATTATGTCGCGCACCTGCTGGTGGATGGCAGCGAGTCCATGCAGTATGGCTCGGGTAAGATTACCAAATTACATTACGCCAAAATGATGGCAGCGTGCCTGGCCTACCTGGTGATTCTGCAACGTGACGCTGTTTCTCTCACCATTTTTGACCAGGAATTGCGTCATTACGTGCCGCGCAGCGATAATCGCGCCACGCTCATGACCATCATGGAGAAGCTGGCGGCGTTTGAGCCCAAGGCGAAGACCAACATTGCCGACATCCTCCATGATGCCGCCATCAAGGTGCGCCGCAAAGGCATCGTCATCCTCATCAGCGATTGTTTCGATGACGAAGACAAGATTCTGGACGGCATCCAGCATTTGCGTTTCTGCGGCCATGAAGTGATTCTGTTTCACGTCATGGATCCGCATGAATTGGAGTTTCCCTTCCGTGGATTGGTCGAATTCATCGGATTGGAACAGCATCCCAAAATCCTGACCCGGCCGAACGAAATCCGCAAAAGTTACCTGGCCGAAGTCGAGGCGTTTCGCAAGCGGTTGCGGGAAGGCTGCGAGAAAAATCGGAGCCATTATGTGCTCGTGAACACCGCGCATTCCCTGGCCGAGGTGCTGAGCGGGTACCTGGCCTTCCGTGCCCGGACGACGGTGAAATAA
- a CDS encoding MoxR family ATPase, whose product MSDDKNSTGAAPESGSANAPVRVRVKLGGKPEETAVADPVASPVPPVSDEDLQAIERLKAAYTAIKGELSKVIVGQDAVIDQVLIAIFTRSHALLVGVPGLAKTLLISTLAQTMHLTFKRIQFTPDLMPSDITGTEVIYQNPVTGERTFKFLQGPIFANVVLADEINRTPPKTQAAMLEAMQERKVSVGGVDHKLPSPFFVLATQNPIEQEGTYPLPEAQLDRFMFLIMVDYPSTAEELQIMKMATSVVETKLEAVLSAEDILQLQQVVRRMPVADHVYAYAERIVRVTRIKQPEALDFCKKWLTWGAGPRASLNLIMAAKARAMLNGQNYVSCEDVAAVALPIMRHRIAPNFAAQSEGVTTDDITRKILETVPQHQKLA is encoded by the coding sequence ATGAGCGACGATAAGAACAGTACGGGGGCCGCCCCTGAATCGGGCAGTGCCAATGCGCCAGTGCGTGTGCGCGTCAAATTGGGCGGTAAACCTGAGGAAACCGCTGTGGCCGACCCGGTTGCATCGCCAGTTCCACCGGTCAGTGACGAGGATTTGCAGGCCATTGAGCGGCTCAAGGCCGCGTACACGGCCATCAAGGGCGAGTTGTCCAAGGTGATCGTCGGGCAGGATGCGGTGATTGACCAGGTGCTGATCGCCATCTTCACCCGCAGTCATGCCTTGCTGGTGGGGGTGCCGGGGTTGGCCAAAACCCTGCTCATTTCCACGCTGGCGCAAACGATGCATCTGACCTTCAAACGCATCCAATTTACTCCCGACCTGATGCCCAGCGATATCACTGGCACCGAGGTGATTTACCAGAATCCCGTCACCGGCGAGCGCACGTTCAAGTTTTTGCAAGGGCCGATCTTTGCCAACGTGGTGTTGGCGGACGAAATCAATCGTACCCCGCCCAAGACGCAGGCCGCCATGCTTGAGGCGATGCAGGAGCGCAAGGTGAGCGTGGGCGGCGTGGATCACAAATTGCCCAGCCCCTTCTTTGTGCTGGCGACGCAAAACCCGATTGAGCAGGAAGGCACATATCCGCTGCCGGAAGCGCAACTGGATCGTTTCATGTTCCTGATCATGGTGGATTATCCCAGCACGGCGGAAGAGTTGCAGATTATGAAGATGGCCACCAGTGTGGTTGAGACCAAGTTGGAGGCGGTGTTGAGTGCGGAGGATATCCTGCAATTGCAGCAGGTGGTGCGGCGCATGCCGGTGGCGGATCATGTGTATGCCTACGCGGAGCGCATTGTGCGCGTGACCCGCATCAAGCAGCCGGAGGCGCTGGATTTCTGCAAGAAGTGGCTCACGTGGGGCGCCGGGCCGCGCGCCAGCCTGAACCTGATCATGGCCGCCAAAGCGCGGGCCATGTTGAACGGCCAGAACTATGTGAGTTGCGAGGATGTCGCCGCCGTGGCGCTGCCCATCATGCGGCACCGCATTGCGCCCAACTTCGCCGCACAGAGCGAAGGCGTCACCACGGATGACATCACGCGCAAGATTTTGGAAACCGTTCCGCAGCATCAGAAGCTGGCCTAA